A stretch of the Neisseria sp. DTU_2020_1000833_1_SI_GRL_NUU_006 genome encodes the following:
- a CDS encoding DUF1328 domain-containing protein, with product MLHYAVVFFVIAIIAAFLGFGGIAGSAAGIAKILFICFLVLAVLSLIFGKRR from the coding sequence ATGCTACATTATGCAGTAGTCTTCTTCGTCATTGCCATCATTGCAGCCTTCCTTGGTTTTGGCGGCATTGCAGGCAGCGCGGCAGGTATCGCTAAAATCCTGTTTATCTGTTTCTTGGTTTTAGCTGTGTTGTCTTTGATTTTTGGCAAAAGAAGATAA